A stretch of Gallus gallus isolate bGalGal1 chromosome 2, bGalGal1.mat.broiler.GRCg7b, whole genome shotgun sequence DNA encodes these proteins:
- the MYL12B gene encoding myosin regulatory light chain 2, smooth muscle minor isoform — protein sequence MSSKKAKTKTTKKRPQRATSNVFAMFDQSQIQEFKEAFNMIDQNRDGFIDKEDLHDMLASLGKNPTDEYLDAMMNEAPGPINFTMFLTMFGEKLNGTDPEDVIRNAFACFDEEATGFIQEDYLRELLTTMGDRFTDEEVDELYREAPIDKKGNFNYIEFTRILKHGAKDKDD from the exons ATGTCTAGCAAAAAAGCAAAGACGAAGACCACCAAGAAGCGCCCTCAGCGCGCCACGTCCAACGTATTTGCCATGTTTGATCAGTCCCAGATCCAGGAATTCAAGGAGGCCTTCAACATGATTGATCAGAACAGGGATGGCTTCATTGACAAGGAGGACTTGCACGACATGCTTGCCTCCCTCG GGAAGAACCCAACGGATGAATACCTGGATGCCATGATGAACGAGGCTCCAGGGCCCATCAACTTCACAATGTTCCTCACAATGTTTGGTGAGAAGCTCAATGGCACTGATCCTGAAGATGTCATCAGGAAtgcttttgcttgctttgaTGAAGAAGCAACAG GGTTTATTCAAGAAGACTACCTGCGGGAGCTGCTGACCACGATGGGAGACAGGTTCACAGATGAAGAGGTAGATGAGCTCTACAGAGAGGCACCAATCGACAAAAAGGGCAATTTCAACTACATTGAATTCACGCGCATCCTTAAACATGGAGCAAAAGACAAGGATGACTGA